A genomic stretch from Bos mutus isolate GX-2022 chromosome 4, NWIPB_WYAK_1.1, whole genome shotgun sequence includes:
- the RBM48 gene encoding RNA-binding protein 48 isoform X2 encodes MDEQSFFGGLLHVCYAPEFETVEETRKKLRERNAYVARMTKNKDHYMTKKHKDAKDFRGAFHSKTSGFPAASLNTSTGNSDLCLPYSSELPLCYFSPKCKCSSGERVDRPSNSSQDGRNFDETLGRCDHCDSLQKMQMKTLQNSLARPGTQKALTPSEAVDRFMPRTTQLQERKRRREDDCKRETLAEACTSSKEVMIGPQLPDIPKVDMHDDSLNTTANLIRNKLKEVISSVPKPPEDKVEDVHRSRPLKQRRRI; translated from the exons ATGGATGAGCAGAGTTTCTTTGGTGGGTTGCTTCATGTGTGCTATGCTCCAGAATTTGAAACAGTtgaagaaaccagaaaaaaattacGAGAGAGGAATGCTTATGTAGCAAGAATGACTAAAAATAAAG ATCATTACATGACAAAGAAGCATAAAGATGCAAAAGATTTTAGAGGGGCCTTCCATTCAAAGACATCTGGATTTCCTGCAGCCTCTCTGAACACTTCTACTGGGAACTCAGATCTTTGTCTTCCTTATTCTTCTGAGTTGCCTTTGTGTTATTTCTCCCCCAAGTGTAAATGTTCATCAGGAGAACGTGTAGACAGACCATCAAACTCCTCTCAGGATGGTAGAAACTTTGATGAAACACTGGGGCGTTGTGACCACTGTGACTCTCTGCAGAAAATGCAGATGAAAACGTTACAAAATTCACTGGCCCGCCCTGGCACACAGAAGGCTCTCACTCCTTCAGAGGCAGTTGACAGGTTTATGCCTAGGACAACACAGCTGCAGGAgcggaaaaggagaagagaagatgACTGCAAGCGTGAGACTCTTGCTGAAGCATGCACAAGTAGCAAGGAGGTTATGATTGGCCCCCAGTTACCAGACATCCCTAAAGTGGACATGCATGATGACTCCTTGAATACAACAGCAAATTTAATTCGGAATAAACTTAAAGAG GTAATTTCATCTGTACCAAAGCCTCCAGAGGACAAAGTGGAAGACGTGCATAGAAGTCGTcctttaaaacaaagaagaaggATATAA
- the RBM48 gene encoding RNA-binding protein 48 isoform X1, producing MASSGGQIGGVLDHHVQRAVCDSRAKYREGRRPRAVKVYTINLESWYLLIQGVPAVGAMKELVERFALYGTIEQYNALDEYPAEDFTEVYLIKFLNLQSARIAKRKMDEQSFFGGLLHVCYAPEFETVEETRKKLRERNAYVARMTKNKDHYMTKKHKDAKDFRGAFHSKTSGFPAASLNTSTGNSDLCLPYSSELPLCYFSPKCKCSSGERVDRPSNSSQDGRNFDETLGRCDHCDSLQKMQMKTLQNSLARPGTQKALTPSEAVDRFMPRTTQLQERKRRREDDCKRETLAEACTSSKEVMIGPQLPDIPKVDMHDDSLNTTANLIRNKLKEVISSVPKPPEDKVEDVHRSRPLKQRRRI from the exons ATGGCGTCGAGTGGAGGGCAAATTGGGGGCGTATTGGATCACCACGTCCAAAGGGCTGTGTGTGACTCGAGAGCCAAGTATCGGGAGGGCCGACGGCCTCGCGCTGTGAAG GTATATACAATCAATTTGGAGTCTTGGTACTTATTAATACAAGGAGTTCCTGCAGTGGGAGCAATGAAGGAATTAGTTGAGCGATTTGCTTTATATGGTACAATTGAACAGTATAATGCTCTAGATGAATACCCAGCAGAAGACTTTACAGAAGTTTATCTTATTAAATTTCTCAATTTACAAAGCGCAAG GATAGCCAAGAGAAAAATGGATGAGCAGAGTTTCTTTGGTGGGTTGCTTCATGTGTGCTATGCTCCAGAATTTGAAACAGTtgaagaaaccagaaaaaaattacGAGAGAGGAATGCTTATGTAGCAAGAATGACTAAAAATAAAG ATCATTACATGACAAAGAAGCATAAAGATGCAAAAGATTTTAGAGGGGCCTTCCATTCAAAGACATCTGGATTTCCTGCAGCCTCTCTGAACACTTCTACTGGGAACTCAGATCTTTGTCTTCCTTATTCTTCTGAGTTGCCTTTGTGTTATTTCTCCCCCAAGTGTAAATGTTCATCAGGAGAACGTGTAGACAGACCATCAAACTCCTCTCAGGATGGTAGAAACTTTGATGAAACACTGGGGCGTTGTGACCACTGTGACTCTCTGCAGAAAATGCAGATGAAAACGTTACAAAATTCACTGGCCCGCCCTGGCACACAGAAGGCTCTCACTCCTTCAGAGGCAGTTGACAGGTTTATGCCTAGGACAACACAGCTGCAGGAgcggaaaaggagaagagaagatgACTGCAAGCGTGAGACTCTTGCTGAAGCATGCACAAGTAGCAAGGAGGTTATGATTGGCCCCCAGTTACCAGACATCCCTAAAGTGGACATGCATGATGACTCCTTGAATACAACAGCAAATTTAATTCGGAATAAACTTAAAGAG GTAATTTCATCTGTACCAAAGCCTCCAGAGGACAAAGTGGAAGACGTGCATAGAAGTCGTcctttaaaacaaagaagaaggATATAA